GTCCCCTTCTTTACCGCCGCGCCAGCAACACCAGCACCGCGCCAGTACCGCCTTGCCCGGTCGGCGCCGAATGGAACGCCAGTACGTCGTTGCGCAGCCGCAGCAGGCGGTCGACCAGGTTCTTCAGTACAGGCGCGCCAGCGTCGGACTGCAATCCCTTGCCGTGGATGATGCGCACGCAGCCGTACTCATGTGCATGCGCTTCCAGCAGAAACTGGCGCAGCAGCGTCTCCGCCTGCGCGGCGGTGGCACCATGCAGGTCCAGTTCGTCCTGCACCGAATACTGGCCACGCTTCAGGCGCTGGAACAGGCGCGGTGGCAGGTTGTCGCGGCGATAGCTGGCC
This genomic interval from Stenotrophomonas sp. 57 contains the following:
- a CDS encoding Smr/MutS family protein, yielding MSHPEDEDPAALFRAAIGEVTPLRKDAEPAPAAPRPKPRARMAERDEAEAAGEFARLLRDSTPLEAGDVASYRRDNLPPRLFQRLKRGQYSVQDELDLHGATAAQAETLLRQFLLEAHAHEYGCVRIIHGKGLQSDAGAPVLKNLVDRLLRLRNDVLAFHSAPTGQGGTGAVLVLLARR